A stretch of the Arachis stenosperma cultivar V10309 chromosome 6, arast.V10309.gnm1.PFL2, whole genome shotgun sequence genome encodes the following:
- the LOC130932423 gene encoding benzyl alcohol O-benzoyltransferase-like — MTSLSSSPSLVFTVRRRQPELVAPATPTPREVKLLSDIDDQEGLRFHIPFFHIYQHKPSMEGKDPVRIIRDALSRTLVFYYPFAGRIREGHGRKLMVDCTEEGVLFIEADADVTLDQLRGSLHPPFPCSQELLYNVPGSDGIVNCPLLLIQVTRFKCGGFVFAIRVNHTMMDATGLVQFFSALTEMAQGAHQPSILPVWQRELLLARDPPQITCNHREYEQLPNTKEGTIISYENHMVQRSFFFGPTEIASLRRLVPRHLGQCTRFELLTACLWRCRTKALQLAPEDDVRMMCIVNARARFNPIIPLGYYGNAFVYPAAVASVRKLCENPFYYAVGLIKKVKTEVTEEYVHSVADLMVTKGRPLFTTVGSFIVSNLTRFGLREADFGWGKALYAGVSQGGVGPAFHGVTFFMDYENEKGEEGVLFPIYLPSKAMERFEKELGDLFGGDLKSIFNI; from the exons ATGACTTCACTATCATCGTCTCCCTCTTTAGTCTTTACAGTCCGAAGGCGCCAACCGGAGCTGGTGGCTCCAGCTACGCCCACTCCCCGCGAAGTTAAACTATTATCTGACATAGATGATCAAGAAGGGTTGCGTTTCCATATTCCATTCTTTCATATTTATCAGCACAAGCCATCTATGGAAGGAAAAGACCCAGTTAGGATTATAAGAGATGCACTCTCGAGAACACTTGTGTTTTACTACCCATTTGCCGGCAGGATCAGGGAAGGTCATGGCCGCAAGTTGATGGTGGATTGTACCGAGGAGGGTGTCTTGTTTATTGAGGCAGATGCTGACGTAACACTTGATCAACTTCGTGGCTCTCTTCATCCTCCATTTCCATGCTCCCAAGAACTCCTTTATAATGTTCCAGGCTCCGATGGAATTGTCAACTGCCCCCTTCTACTCATACAG GTGACACGCTTTAAGTGCGGCGGTTTTGTTTTTGCCATACGCGTGAATCACACGATGATGGATGCAACTGGTCTAGTACAATTTTTCAGTGCTTTAACCGAAATGGCTCAAGGTGCTCATCAACCTTCCATTCTGCCTGTATGGCAAAGGGAGCTCCTACTTGCAAGAGACCCACCACAAATCACATGCAACCATCGCGAATATGAGCAACTTCCAAATACCAAAGAAGGGACCATTATTTCTTATGAGAACCATATGGTTCAACGCTCCTTCTTCTTTGGACCAACTGAAATAGCTTCCCTTCGTCGTTTGGTTCCACGTCACCTTGGCCAATGCACTCGATTTGAGCTTCTAACTGCATGCTTATGGCGTTGCCGTACAAAAGCATTGCAACTTGCGCCAGAAGATGATGTTCGCATGATGTGCATCGTGAATGCACGCGCTAGGTTTAACCCTATTATACCCCTTGGTTATTACGGAAACGCTTTTGTTTATCCGGCAGCAGTTGCTAGTGTAAGGAAGCTTTGTGAAAATCCCTTTTATTATGCCGTAGGGTTAATAAAGAAAGTAAAAACTGAGGTGACAGAAGAGTACGTGCATTCAGTGGCAGATCTAATGGTTACAAAAGGACGACCCTTATTTACAACCGTAGGATCTTTTATTGTGTCAAACTTGACACGTTTTGGGTTAAGAGAAGCGGATTTTGGATGGGGCAAAGCATTATATGCTGGTGTGTCTCAAGGTGGAGTTGGGCCGGCTTTTCATGGAGTAACCTTTTTTATGGATTATGAgaatgaaaaaggagaagaaggtgTATTATTTCCAATTTACTTGCCTTCCAAAGCTATGGAGAGATTTGAGAAAGAGTTAGGTGATTTGTTTGGTGGGGACCTTAAGAGtatctttaatatttaa
- the LOC130936160 gene encoding benzyl alcohol O-benzoyltransferase-like, with amino-acid sequence MSSSSSKSPSPVFTVKRCKPELVAPAMPTPRELKLLSDIDDQEGFRFQLPSIFIYGHNPSMEGKDPVKVIRDALSRTLVFYYPFAGRLREGHGRKLMVDCTAEGVLFIEADADVALDQLGDSLHPPFPCFEELLYNVPGSEGIVNCPLLLTQVTRFKCGGFTLAFRLNHTMSDGTGFAQFMTAMAELARGAHQPSIRPVWSRELLSARHPPRITCNHREFEEPIVDTSTIILSKKHMVQRSFFFGPTEIASLRRLVPRHLGECTRFELVTACLWCCRTKALQLAPEDDVRMMCIVNARARFNPIIPLGYYGNVFAYPAAVTTVRKLCENPFGYAVELIKKAKDEVTEEYMHSVADLMVTKGRPLFTTVGSCIVSNLTRAGLREVDFGWGNALYGGVSESGAGDFFGVTFMMDCVNGKGEESVMFPIFLPVKAMERFEKELADILCKSCDDGYPTFIRSSL; translated from the exons AtgtcttcatcatcatcaaaatCTCCCTCTCCCGTGTTTACAGTGAAAAGGTGCAAACCAGAGCTAGTAGCTCCGGCTATGCCCACTCCCCGCGAACTTAAACTGCTATCAGACATTGATGATCAAGAAGGGTTTCGTTTCCAACTTCCAAGCATATTTATATACGGTCACAATCCATCAATGGAAGGAAAAGACCCAGTAAAGGTGATAAGAGATGCACTCTCAAGAACACTTGTGTTTTACTACCCATTTGCCGGTAGGCTTAGGGAGGGTCATGGCCGCAAGTTGATGGTGGATTGCACTGCAGAGGGTGTCTTGTTCATCGAGGCTGATGCTGACGTGGCACTTGATCAACTTGGTGACTCCCTTCATCCTCCGTTCCCTTGTTTTGAAGAACTCCTTTACAATGTTCCAGGATCGGAAGGAATTGTCAACTGTCCCCTTCTACTCACACAG GTGACACGCTTTAAATGTGGTGGTTTCACCCTTGCCTTCCGCCTAAACCACACCATGAGTGATGGCACTGGTTTTGCACAATTTATGACTGCCATGGCTGAACTGGCTCGTGGTGCACATCAACCTTCCATTCGACCTGTGTGGTCCAGGGAGCTCTTGAGTGCAAGGCACCCACCTCGCATTACATGCAACCATCGCGAATTCGAAGAACCCATAGTAGACACCTCCACCATTATTCTGAGCAAGAAACACATGGTTCAACGCTCCTTCTTCTTTGGACCAACCGAAATTGCTTCCCTTCGTCGTTTGGTTCCACGTCACCTCGGCGAATGCACTAGATTTGAGCTTGTAACTGCATGTCTATGGTGTTGCCGTACAAAAGCATTGCAACTTGCGCCAGAAGATGATGTTCGCATGATGTGCATCGTGAATGCACGCGCTAGGTTTAACCCTATTATACCCCTTGGTTATTACGGAAACGTTTTTGCTTATCCTGCAGCAGTTACAACTGTAAGGAAGCTTTGTGAAAATCCGTTTGGATATGCGGTAGAGTTGATAAAGAAAGCAAAAGATGAAGTGACAGAAGAGTACATGCATTCTGTGGCAGATCTGATGGTGACAAAAGGAAGACCGTTATTTACAACCGTAGGATCTTGCATTGTGTCAAACTTGACACGTGCTGGGTTAAGAGAAGTGGATTTTGGATGGGGTAATGCATTGTACGGCGGAGTATCTGAAAGTGGGGCTGGGGATTTTTTTGGAGTAACGTTTATGATGGATTGTGTGAATGGCAAAGGAGAAGAAAGTGTAATGTTTCCAATTTTCTTGCCGGTCAAAGCTATGGAGAGGTTTGAGAAAGAGTTGGCTGATATTCTTTGTAAGAGTTGTGATGATGGATATCCTACATTTATCAGATCTTCCTTGTAG
- the LOC130933515 gene encoding uncharacterized protein LOC130933515, whose protein sequence is MADQHWVARKLEKRLLSQPRLTHAEAWDHMKVDYNVILSDKMLYRGLRMAREKYVGNEKAQYGKLRDYLNEIHRSNEGSSALLAVEPIPQSPPLFDKLYICLNACKRGFKAGCRPLIGLDGCFLKDFYGGQLLSAVGQDANNHFYVIAYAVVDSETKASWKWFLQLLQDDLGQCTADVWNFISDQQKGLLPALKEVMPNAHHRNCVRHIWKNFTNKYKDTQLKNVVWACAKSSTVAEFNDNMQRLKRMNEDAWAYLAKLDPGCWTKSKFSHYPKLDNITNNMTEVWNAKIVHYRGKPILTMLEELRCYIMRRMAQHKKALSMYTGVVAPVFEVQMHMKKLGVHLGNSTCTCNMWQLTGISCVHAMAAIAKRGDRADTYVHKWLKMDAFRATYGHSISPVYSEEYWEKSGEISSIPPKIKRPIGRPVKRRKRDPVEDGAEGNKAKRTFRVTCGKCGETGHNAKTCKGAPKAGTNPKGKVKEKSKEKSTVTQEEVQVSQSAPVTEPDMCDNMLRIQPEAPTNHTLPDIGMNVNAATGIQNQPQQPSRRPKQTIIRPKRQESVSVETMAAASSGTTSKIFKFIPTPGLNQSKKK, encoded by the exons ATGGCAGATCAACATTGGGTAGCAAGGAAACTAGAAAAGAGATTGTTGAGTCAGCCACGGTTGACACATGCAGAGGCATGGGATCACATGAAGGTTGATTACAATGTGATACTCAGTGATAAAATGCTGTACAGAGGACTTCGGATGGCCAGGGAAAAGTATGTTGGTAACGAGAAGGCGCAATATGGGAAGTTGCGTGACTATCTAAACGAGATACACCG GAGCAATGAAGGTTCATCTGCACTGTTGGCAGTGGAGCCTATACCTCAATCTCCTCCTTTATTTGATAAGTTGTATATTTGCTTAAATGCCTGTAAAAGGGGGTTCAAGGCTGGATGTCGCCCTTTGATAGGTTTAGATGGATGCTTCCTGAAGGATTTTTATGGGGGACAATTATTGTCAGCTGTAGGACAAGACGCGAACAATCATTTTTATGTGATTGCGTATGCAGTAGTTGACAGTGAGACGAAGGCAAGTTGGAAATGGTTTCTGCAGTTGTTACAAGATGATCTTGGGCAATGCACTGCCGATGTTTGGAACTTCATTAGTGATCAACAGAAG GGTCTTCTACCAGCACTGAAGGAAGTCATGCCTAACGCCCATCACAGAAACTGCGTTAGGCACATCTGGAAGAATTTCACAAACAAATACAAGGATACACAGCTTAAGAATGTGGTGTGGGCTTGTGCCAAAAGCTCAACCGTTGCAGAGTTTAATGATAATATGCAAAGACTGAAGAGAATGAATGAGGACGCGTGGGCTTACCTTGCAAAATTGGATCCAGGATGCTGGACTAAGTCAAAATTCAGCCACTACCCTAAACTGGACAATATCACCAATAACATGACAGAGGTGTGGAATGCCAAAATAGTACACTATAGGGGAAAACCTATACTCACAATGCTAGAGGAGCTCAGATGTTACATTATGCGAAGGATGGCACAACACAAAAAGGCCCTAAGCATGTACACTGGGGTAGTTGCTCCT GTATTTGAGGTGCAAATGCACATGAAGAAGCTGGGGGTGCACTTAGGTAATAGCACATGTACATGTAACATGTGGCAACTTACAG GAATTTCATGTGTGCATGCCATGGCTGCTATTGCTAAGAGGGGAGACAGAGCGGACACATATGTGCACAAGTGGCTGAAGATGGATGCCTTCAGAGCAACATATGGTCATTCCATTAGCCCCGTCTACAGTGAAGAGTATTGGGAGAAGTCTGGAGAAATAAGCTCAATCCCTCCCAAGATTAAGAGGCCAATAGGGCGTCCAGTAAAGAGAAGAAAACGAGATCCAGTAGAAGACGGAGCAGAGGGTAATAAGGCAAAAAGGACCTTCCGAGTCACATGCGGAAAATGTGGAGAGACTGGCCACAATGCTAAGACCTGCAAGGGAGCTCCTAAGGCTGGAACTAATCCTAAAGGAAAGGTCAAAGAAAAATCCAAGGAAAAGTCAACTGTAACACAAGAAGAGGTTCAGGTTTCTCAATCGGCACCAGTAACTGAG CCTGATATGTGTGATAACATGCTTAGGATTCAG CCTGAGGCACCAACAAATCATACTTTACCAGACATAGGAATGAATGTGAATGCTGCAACT GGAATACAAAATCAGCCTCAGCAGCCTAGTAGACGTCCAAAGCAGACAATAATTAGGCCCAAGAGACAGGAAAGTGTGAGTGTTGAGACAATGGCAGCTGCAAGTAGTGGCACAACCTCCAAAATATTCAAATTCATTCCAACGCCCGGACTGAACCAATCTAAGAAGAAATGA